In Candidatus Methylomirabilis limnetica, the following proteins share a genomic window:
- a CDS encoding c-type cytochrome has translation MLLTDCLSRLRYQWFLVVLMVLVVEASPVFGAESQGTSSPQSRYGLRCASCHGASGKGDGWRAKLSWLKMPNFSDSAYMQTRSDDDFLIAIKQGRKSVMPAYGLELPEREIKDLVALIRSFDKAPAPPKPAGTAR, from the coding sequence ATGTTGCTTACCGATTGTCTGTCACGACTCCGCTACCAGTGGTTTTTGGTGGTATTGATGGTGCTCGTTGTGGAGGCTTCTCCTGTGTTTGGGGCTGAGAGCCAAGGCACGTCAAGCCCTCAGTCGCGCTACGGCCTTAGGTGTGCCTCATGTCACGGTGCAAGCGGGAAAGGCGATGGATGGAGGGCAAAGCTTTCCTGGCTCAAGATGCCAAACTTTTCCGATTCGGCCTATATGCAAACACGATCCGATGACGACTTCCTGATAGCGATCAAACAGGGTCGTAAGTCGGTAATGCCCGCGTATGGGCTAGAGCTGCCCGAGCGCGAGATCAAGGATCTGGTGGCCCTCATCAGGAGCTTTGACAAGGCGCCAGCACCGCCGAAGCCAGCGGGAACAGCGCGTTAA
- the hemB gene encoding porphobilinogen synthase codes for MYYPVFRPRRLRQNETLRRLVRETHLRLDDLIQPLFVVHGRGVRQEISSMPGCFHLSVDELAKEAKEIAAMGIPGIILFGLPAAKDAVGSEAYAEDGVVQQAVRAVKDTVSDLLVMTDVCLCEYTSHGHCGVVERGQVKNDPTLELLARTALSHAEAGADVVAPSDMMDGRVSAIREALDEEGFEDTPIMAYSAKYASAFYGPFREAAAAAPQFGDRRTYQMDPANSDEALREVGLDLEEGADIVMVKPALPYLDIIWRVKQEFGGPIAAYHVSGEYAMLKAAGRLGWIDEERVLMETLTSIKRAGADLILTYAAKEAARLLENRP; via the coding sequence ATGTACTACCCAGTATTTCGGCCGCGGCGTCTGCGCCAAAATGAGACCCTTCGTCGGTTGGTACGAGAAACTCACCTGCGCCTCGACGATCTAATTCAGCCACTCTTTGTCGTTCACGGTCGTGGCGTGCGTCAGGAGATCTCTTCGATGCCAGGCTGTTTCCATCTTTCTGTAGATGAACTGGCCAAGGAGGCGAAAGAGATAGCTGCGATGGGTATCCCCGGGATCATCCTGTTTGGCCTCCCGGCTGCGAAAGACGCCGTTGGTTCCGAGGCCTACGCTGAGGATGGGGTCGTCCAACAGGCGGTGCGGGCAGTCAAGGACACTGTGTCCGACCTGCTGGTGATGACGGACGTCTGTTTATGCGAATATACCAGTCACGGCCACTGCGGGGTCGTGGAGCGGGGTCAGGTCAAGAACGATCCCACGCTGGAGTTGCTGGCCAGAACGGCGCTTTCCCATGCCGAGGCCGGCGCCGATGTGGTGGCGCCCTCCGACATGATGGATGGCCGAGTGTCAGCTATCCGAGAGGCCCTTGACGAGGAGGGGTTCGAGGATACGCCGATCATGGCCTATTCGGCCAAGTATGCCAGCGCCTTCTACGGTCCGTTCCGCGAGGCGGCTGCCGCAGCCCCCCAATTCGGCGATCGCCGCACCTACCAGATGGACCCGGCCAACAGTGACGAGGCGCTTCGGGAGGTGGGGCTTGACCTGGAGGAGGGAGCGGATATCGTGATGGTGAAGCCGGCCTTGCCGTACCTGGATATCATATGGCGGGTGAAGCAGGAGTTTGGCGGGCCGATCGCGGCCTATCATGTGAGCGGCGAGTACGCGATGCTGAAGGCGGCCGGGCGACTCGGGTGGATCGATGAAGAGCGGGTTCTAATGGAGACGCTGACGTCGATCAAGCGGGCCGGCGCTGACCTGATCCTGACCTATGCCGCAAAGGAGGCGGCGCGCCTGCTGGAGAATAGACCGTGA
- the hemL gene encoding glutamate-1-semialdehyde 2,1-aminomutase, translated as MTGLPVRRTQTGPRSKALFEEATRLLPGGVNSPVRAFKAVGGQPVVIERASGCRLYDVDGNSYIDYVGSWGPMIVGHAHPAVVKAIQEAASLGVSYGAPTPWETVLARMVVEAIPSIELVRFVNSGTEATMSAIRLARGVTGRDRIVKFEGCYHGHADSLLVKAGSGAMTFGVPDSLGVPSHLARLTITLPYNDGDAIQAAFRSVGKEIACVIVEPVAGNMGVVPPRPGFLAALREITAAHGSLLIFDEVMTGFRLGKGGAQALYDIRPDLTCLGKIIGGGLPVGAYGGSRSIMEQVSPLGPVYQAGTLSGNPLAMRAGIETLRLLDEPGFYERLEAKGKQLEAGLRELAAKEQIPLQCQRVGSMCTAFFAEEPVIDYQTALAADTDRYADFFWAMLERGVYLAPSQFEAAFLSDAHATGDIETTLLAAKDALAILRCR; from the coding sequence GTGACCGGCCTGCCTGTGCGTCGCACGCAGACAGGCCCTCGCTCGAAGGCGCTCTTTGAGGAGGCCACGCGTCTCCTGCCCGGAGGCGTGAACAGTCCGGTGCGGGCGTTTAAGGCTGTAGGCGGGCAGCCGGTGGTGATCGAGCGAGCCAGTGGCTGTCGCCTCTACGACGTCGATGGGAATAGCTACATCGACTATGTCGGCTCCTGGGGGCCGATGATCGTCGGCCATGCCCACCCAGCTGTCGTGAAGGCGATCCAGGAGGCGGCCTCGCTTGGGGTGAGCTATGGGGCGCCGACCCCATGGGAGACGGTGCTGGCCAGAATGGTGGTCGAGGCGATCCCCTCGATCGAGCTGGTCCGGTTTGTGAACTCTGGGACCGAGGCGACCATGAGCGCCATTCGGCTGGCTCGTGGTGTTACGGGACGCGACCGGATCGTCAAGTTTGAGGGATGCTACCATGGGCACGCCGATAGCCTTCTGGTCAAGGCCGGCTCTGGCGCCATGACCTTTGGCGTGCCGGACAGCCTTGGCGTCCCTTCTCACCTCGCCCGCCTGACGATCACGCTGCCCTACAATGATGGCGATGCTATACAGGCGGCTTTCCGGTCCGTCGGCAAAGAGATCGCCTGCGTGATTGTGGAGCCTGTTGCAGGTAACATGGGGGTTGTTCCGCCGAGGCCGGGGTTTCTCGCGGCGTTACGAGAGATCACAGCCGCCCACGGCTCACTGCTGATCTTCGACGAGGTGATGACCGGATTCCGGCTGGGGAAAGGTGGGGCTCAGGCCCTCTACGATATTCGGCCGGATCTGACCTGTCTTGGGAAGATCATCGGCGGCGGCCTGCCGGTGGGCGCGTACGGCGGTTCGCGTAGTATCATGGAGCAGGTCTCCCCCCTGGGGCCCGTCTATCAGGCCGGGACCCTCTCCGGTAACCCCCTCGCTATGAGGGCCGGCATCGAAACCCTTCGCCTCCTCGACGAGCCAGGATTTTACGAGCGGCTTGAGGCGAAAGGGAAGCAATTGGAAGCGGGGCTGCGGGAGCTGGCGGCAAAGGAACAGATTCCGCTGCAGTGTCAACGGGTTGGCTCGATGTGTACCGCCTTCTTCGCTGAGGAGCCTGTCATCGACTATCAGACGGCTCTGGCTGCGGACACCGACCGCTACGCCGATTTCTTCTGGGCCATGCTTGAACGGGGAGTCTATCTTGCGCCCTCCCAGTTCGAGGCAGCCTTTCTTTCCGATGCCCACGCCACCGGGGACATTGAAACGACCCTTCTGGCGGCAAAGGATGCCCTGGCTATACTGCGCTGTCGCTAA